The following DNA comes from Hordeum vulgare subsp. vulgare chromosome 3H, MorexV3_pseudomolecules_assembly, whole genome shotgun sequence.
GCCACCACGCGCCGGCGCTGGTGATGACGGCCGGCGGGTACACGGGGAACCTCTTCCACGCGTTCAACGACGGGTTCCTGCCGGCGTGGCTCACGGTGCAGCACCTGCGCCGCCGCGTGGTCCTCGCCGTGCTCGAGTACAACCCGTGGTGGGCTGGCACGTTCCGGGAGCTCGTGTCGGGGCTCTCAGACCACCTCGTGATCGACCTCCTACGCGACAACCGCACGCACTGCTTCCCGGGCGCCATCGTGGGGACCCGCTTCCACGGCACCCTCTCCGTCGAGCCAGCCAGGACGCGGGACAACCGGACCCTCGTCGACTTCCACGACTTCCTCGCCGGAGCCTACAAGGACGACAAGAGCACGCCGGAGCCCGAAAAGCAGCAGCCGCGGCGGCCGAGGCTGGGGCTGTACTCGCGCAAGGGGAACCGGATGATCGAGAACGAGGCGGCCGTGGCGCGTCTGGCAGAATCCGTGGGGTTCAACGTGTCCATCCTGGCGACGGCGAACGGGGCGCCGCTGTCGTCGGAGTACGCGGCGGTGAGCGCGTGCGACGTGCTGGTGGGCGTGCACGGGGCGGACCTGACCAAGCTTCTCTTCCTCCGGCCAGGCCACGCCGCGCTGCTGCAGGTGGCGCCGCTGGGCGTGCCGCACGTGGCGCGCGGGTGCTACGAGAAGGCGACGAACATGATGGGGATACACTACGAGCAGTACGACGCGGCGGCGAACGAGAGCTCGCTGGTGCGCAAGTACGCCGCCGACGACGTGGTGCTGCGCGACCCGGAGGCGGCGACGCGCGAGCGCGGCTGGGACCTCACCGCGCACGTGTACCTCGGCGGCCAGAACGTGACCCTCGACCTCGGCCGGTTCGGCGACGTTCTGAGGAAACTGCACTCCCGCGCACTCCGGCTGCCGGCGGCAGGGCCGTAGCTCTGCTTGGTTGGTTGGCCGGATACGCGCGCGCGTGCGTCGCCGGTAAATGAACGACCGATCGGTTGCCGACGATCAAGCTTCTAACTGCTCCGGCGGCCGCGGCCGGGATGCACGCGCGCTGCATGACGTACCTGGTAGGGTGCTCGATCGATCGCAACCATTTTCTTGGACTCTTGTTCGACAGCACAGACACCACaatggtttttgttttgttttattaatTTGTTATGTTTTGTATGTGGACAAAAGAGCATATAATCCGTGGAATACCCCGTTGATAAAACTTTGTTTTTGGTTTGTATAGTCTGGTGATGACAGACGGGACGGCAACGGCATGCATTGCTAGTGCTAGGCTAGAGCTGGCCGGTACGGTGCGGCGTGCCGCGTGCATGCTACTACATATGGAACTAAATGTTCCATGCGTTATGCCTAGCTCTGTCTTGATAAGGACAGGGCAGCAGATTTAATGGCATAAATTATATGGCATTCACTTTGTAAATATGCCACATTATCTAAGAGCATCAAACGTTAAAATAGTTTTACAGCGTCACTTTTAACACTTCTAACGTGCTGCTGGCAACATTGATTTTTTTACAGACGCACTATTTTACAGCATGTGCTGGACCGTCCCCTCGTTCAAAAAGGACGGTATTTAACGTGCAGAGCAATATTGGGgccctgttgaagatgctctaatagAAAACCAGAATTAAAGTAGGAGCCTTTTCCATTGTTTTTGCTATATATATGCATTAAGTTTATGACATTAATTTCTACTGTAAAATATTTTACTTCCTTTGTTTATTTTGATCTCGGTATTAGAATTTTCTTGAGTCAAACTTTCTAAACCTGACAAGGTTCATACAGAAAAAGACCATCGGCAATACCAAATCAATACAATTAGAACCATCGTATAATATATGTTCATACTTGACATATTTGCTATTGCGAAAGTTTAGGATTTTTTTAATAAATATGATCAAACTTTATAAATTTTGACTTAGGTGAAAGCTAATAttcagggtaaataaaaaccaaaTGAGTACATATTATCAGCTAAAGCTACTGTCAAATTTTAAGCAAGTCAAAATAAAAGAGGCCTAATAAATTCCACGATGGGGTACGTATATGGAACCGAGTTCTGGTCGGTTTTTGTCCATCCGTTCCATCGAACGAAAAGCTTTATTCCTAGTATAAGTATTTCTCTGTACAAAACCAGACCAAATCAACATACCATGTGTAGGAAGTGGACCTGCGTCCACTTGATATAGTCGGCCGGCGTCGACGGAGTTTGAACACTACTACTGTAGATGGGAGAAATTTCTTAGGCATGCACGGGGGCTTGAGTTGAACGGTGGCTACGGGCCGGTGCAGTTGCATGGACATGATCCAGTCCAGTAGCGCGGGGCCCGTGGTACGAGAATGACATGGAACTGTACACTCGACGGCGACAACGCAACCACCTGTTGACGAGGGCATCTGCCCTTCCTCTGTCCCTGTTCAGAGGAAGTCCCAGCTCGCCTGGATTCGGCATCTGTATCCATCTCATCTTCTTGCATCCAAGACTTCTTCTTTTGCCAATTGGCAAATTCGCAGGGCACAGGTGCCGGAGCACGCACCTCCccgcgagcatatatatatatacagccGGACACGTCAAATAACCTTTC
Coding sequences within:
- the LOC123441005 gene encoding xylan glycosyltransferase MUCI21-like, whose protein sequence is MLASKLPDATKGLGAGAMDVEDGSGGVGGGKKVAGRWPGLVHFFFVLTVVMCALVYAPRFLSPTVPVDFLRPQRPSSSGRAAGGQLQGRGEDGGRGNVGRALVLDNQVNSPCASMGGHGICCDRSDFNTDVCFMAGDVRTDAASLSFLLFPPQPPSGTATANANATVAEKEERVQPYTRKWEKQLMAKIHEVRLRAARPDEADAHRCDVRHHAPALVMTAGGYTGNLFHAFNDGFLPAWLTVQHLRRRVVLAVLEYNPWWAGTFRELVSGLSDHLVIDLLRDNRTHCFPGAIVGTRFHGTLSVEPARTRDNRTLVDFHDFLAGAYKDDKSTPEPEKQQPRRPRLGLYSRKGNRMIENEAAVARLAESVGFNVSILATANGAPLSSEYAAVSACDVLVGVHGADLTKLLFLRPGHAALLQVAPLGVPHVARGCYEKATNMMGIHYEQYDAAANESSLVRKYAADDVVLRDPEAATRERGWDLTAHVYLGGQNVTLDLGRFGDVLRKLHSRALRLPAAGP